From Leptolyngbya iicbica LK, a single genomic window includes:
- a CDS encoding alpha-amylase, whose translation MSTPFQQLKENFRAIGKALQADVLKTAELALQDWVKTNAPAIAAKKAPAEFNGTMMQWFHWYIEPDGTHWQKLKEDAPMLANAGFTALWLPPAYKGIGGSYDVGYGIYDLFDLGEFDQRGTIRTKYGTKDEYVAAVQTCRQNGIQIYADVVFNHKMAADFEEEFDAIPYDPHNRNQPLGGARQIRAWTGFDFRGTNGSGGRGDQYSSMKWHWYHFDSVDYNSADPNFKAVWKMADKSFETKVDLERGNYDYLMGSDLDMNHPEVKGELKYWGEWMLDEIGADGFRLDAIKHINGDFFNEWLDHLEAHTGRDLFCVGEYWTYDFGTLSWYIGNAGGRLNLFDAPLHHNFHKASKAGGNYDMRRIFDGSLMKELPLFAVTLVENHDTQPLQALESIVESWFKPLAYAIILLREQGYPCVFYADYYGAHYRDKAPDGNEYEIWMDSHQWIIDRLLFARSNFAYGPQYDYIDHFNTIGWTRLGTEHHPHAMAVILSDGPAGTKWMEVGKPNRPFYDITGHIKGPIHTNEYGWAEFRCNGGSVSVWVEQNPLLSQPENMNG comes from the coding sequence ATGTCGACACCTTTTCAGCAACTCAAAGAAAACTTTCGTGCGATCGGCAAAGCCCTCCAGGCTGATGTCCTGAAAACCGCCGAACTGGCCCTCCAGGATTGGGTGAAGACTAACGCCCCTGCGATCGCCGCCAAAAAAGCCCCCGCCGAATTCAACGGCACCATGATGCAGTGGTTTCACTGGTACATCGAGCCCGACGGCACCCACTGGCAAAAGCTGAAAGAAGACGCCCCCATGCTGGCTAATGCGGGCTTCACCGCCCTTTGGCTGCCCCCGGCTTACAAAGGCATCGGCGGCAGTTACGACGTCGGCTACGGCATTTATGACCTGTTTGACCTGGGAGAATTTGATCAGCGCGGCACCATTCGTACCAAATACGGCACTAAAGATGAGTACGTTGCAGCGGTGCAAACCTGTCGCCAAAACGGCATCCAAATTTACGCCGACGTGGTGTTTAACCACAAAATGGCCGCTGACTTTGAAGAAGAATTCGATGCGATCCCCTACGATCCCCACAATCGCAATCAGCCACTGGGGGGAGCCCGCCAGATCCGCGCGTGGACAGGCTTTGACTTTCGCGGCACCAACGGCAGCGGAGGCCGGGGCGACCAATATTCCAGCATGAAGTGGCACTGGTATCACTTTGACTCAGTGGATTACAACAGCGCTGATCCCAACTTCAAAGCCGTGTGGAAAATGGCCGACAAAAGCTTTGAAACCAAGGTCGACTTAGAACGCGGCAACTACGACTACCTGATGGGCAGCGACCTGGATATGAACCACCCCGAAGTCAAAGGCGAATTGAAATATTGGGGTGAGTGGATGCTGGATGAAATCGGCGCGGACGGCTTTCGGCTCGACGCCATTAAACACATCAACGGCGATTTCTTTAACGAATGGCTCGACCATCTCGAAGCCCACACCGGACGCGATCTGTTCTGCGTCGGCGAATATTGGACGTATGACTTTGGCACCCTGAGTTGGTATATCGGCAATGCGGGGGGACGGCTCAACCTCTTTGATGCGCCACTACACCACAACTTCCACAAAGCCAGCAAAGCAGGCGGCAACTATGACATGCGGCGCATTTTTGACGGCAGCCTGATGAAAGAGCTGCCCTTATTTGCCGTCACCCTGGTCGAAAATCACGACACGCAGCCCTTGCAGGCTTTGGAATCGATTGTCGAGTCTTGGTTTAAGCCGCTAGCCTACGCCATTATTTTGCTGCGCGAGCAGGGCTATCCCTGCGTCTTTTATGCCGACTACTACGGCGCACACTATCGCGACAAAGCGCCCGACGGCAATGAATACGAAATTTGGATGGATTCTCACCAGTGGATCATCGATCGCCTTTTGTTTGCTCGCAGTAATTTTGCCTACGGACCCCAGTACGACTACATCGACCATTTCAACACCATCGGCTGGACGCGACTCGGCACGGAACATCATCCCCACGCGATGGCGGTGATTCTCAGTGACGGGCCAGCGGGCACCAAATGGATGGAAGTGGGCAAGCCCAATCGCCCGTTTTATGACATCACGGGCCACATTAAAGGGCCGATTCACACGAATGAATATGGCTGGGCCGAATTTCGCTGCAACGGGGGTTCCGTCTCCGTCTGGGTTGAGCAAAATCCGCTGCTGTCTCAACCAGAGAACATGAATGGCTAA
- a CDS encoding COX15/CtaA family protein: MSANIPFDSAPRLQNLFSVFSADKRLAAPMRLRRLIWKLAIATLALMAVGSATRVMNAGLACPDWPLCYGQLVPSQQMNLQVFLEWFHRLDASLIGLMSIWLAVQAWWCRRDVPTWLPGATVGAVLLIMVQGALGGLTVTELLRFDIVTAHLGTALAFLLTLLVIGLGLTPYQGLGTSGRLPFIGAIATGLVYIQCLLGALVGSRWAAHQCLGGAQLCQVMDSHLIGVVPPTVAILGLLLVSWRTPALHPWLRRLTMLIGTLLASQIVLGIATLQLHLQVEPLTVTHHTVGATLTAALMAFTVLAWRDRQAAPTALADDTSRLASTI, encoded by the coding sequence ATGTCAGCCAACATCCCTTTTGATTCTGCTCCGCGATTACAAAATTTATTTAGCGTATTTAGCGCTGACAAACGCCTGGCCGCTCCGATGCGGTTGCGGCGGCTGATTTGGAAACTCGCGATCGCGACATTGGCGTTGATGGCCGTTGGTAGCGCCACTCGCGTCATGAATGCCGGATTGGCCTGTCCCGATTGGCCGCTCTGTTATGGCCAGCTGGTGCCGAGCCAGCAAATGAACCTGCAAGTCTTTTTGGAATGGTTTCATCGGCTGGATGCGTCGCTGATTGGCTTGATGTCGATCTGGTTAGCGGTGCAGGCTTGGTGGTGCCGTCGTGATGTGCCGACTTGGCTGCCTGGGGCCACGGTCGGAGCGGTCTTGTTGATCATGGTGCAGGGGGCGCTGGGTGGTCTCACGGTGACTGAACTGTTGCGGTTTGATATTGTCACCGCGCATCTGGGCACGGCCCTCGCCTTTTTGCTGACGCTGTTGGTGATTGGTTTGGGCTTGACGCCTTATCAGGGGTTGGGCACTTCTGGCCGATTGCCCTTTATTGGGGCGATCGCGACTGGATTGGTTTACATCCAGTGCTTGTTGGGAGCCCTCGTGGGCTCTCGCTGGGCCGCCCACCAATGCCTCGGCGGTGCCCAACTCTGTCAGGTTATGGATAGTCACTTGATTGGCGTCGTGCCGCCTACTGTCGCCATTTTGGGATTGCTGCTGGTGTCTTGGCGTACGCCGGCGCTGCATCCTTGGTTGCGACGACTCACGATGTTGATCGGCACGTTATTGGCGAGCCAGATTGTGCTGGGCATTGCCACCTTGCAGCTACACCTTCAGGTCGAGCCGTTGACCGTGACTCACCATACCGTTGGCGCGACCCTGACCGCTGCGTTAATGGCCTTTACCGTATTGGCTTGGCGCGATCGCCAAGCGGCTCCCACCGCCCTGGCCGACGATACCTCGCGACTTGCTTCCACGATTTAG
- a CDS encoding heme o synthase produces MQTSPTWQSPTPHHDSFWQVCRSYWQLTKPRIIPLLLIETAASMLVAAQGTVEPLLLLVTLLTGALAAASAQSINCIYDRDIDFDMERTRHRPIPSGRIQLRDALIFAVVLAATAFALQTLVANVLSATLEMVGIAVYVGVYTHWLKRSSTQNIVIGGAAGAIPPLVGWAAVTGELSWAAWLFFAIVFIWTPPHFWALALVIQDDYAKVGVPMLPVVVGDEATAKQIWAYTLLLVPITLLMTVPLHATGWVYGAIALYLGWIFLRKAWDLLQTPSDRDQAKSLFKYSILYMMALSAGMVIDSLPVTRAAITALSQQVYEFASVLMPLLTGA; encoded by the coding sequence ATGCAGACTTCTCCCACTTGGCAGAGTCCCACGCCTCACCACGACAGCTTTTGGCAAGTTTGCCGCAGCTATTGGCAACTCACAAAGCCGAGAATTATTCCGCTTTTGTTAATCGAGACGGCGGCGAGCATGTTGGTCGCGGCACAGGGCACGGTTGAGCCGCTGTTGCTCTTGGTAACCCTGTTGACGGGGGCCCTGGCGGCGGCCTCGGCCCAATCGATTAACTGCATCTACGATCGCGATATCGACTTCGATATGGAGCGTACTCGGCATCGCCCGATTCCCTCCGGTCGCATTCAGCTGCGAGATGCGCTGATTTTTGCGGTGGTGCTGGCGGCGACGGCCTTTGCCTTGCAAACATTGGTCGCTAACGTGCTTAGTGCCACCCTCGAAATGGTCGGAATCGCCGTGTATGTGGGCGTCTACACTCACTGGCTCAAGCGCTCTTCGACTCAAAATATTGTGATCGGCGGCGCTGCGGGGGCGATTCCGCCCCTGGTGGGTTGGGCTGCCGTCACGGGTGAACTCAGCTGGGCCGCCTGGCTGTTTTTTGCCATCGTCTTTATCTGGACGCCACCGCACTTTTGGGCGCTGGCGCTGGTGATTCAAGACGACTATGCCAAGGTCGGCGTGCCAATGCTGCCAGTGGTCGTGGGCGATGAAGCGACTGCCAAGCAAATCTGGGCCTATACGCTGCTGTTGGTGCCGATTACTTTATTGATGACGGTGCCGCTGCATGCAACCGGTTGGGTCTATGGGGCGATCGCACTCTACCTAGGCTGGATTTTTCTCCGCAAGGCTTGGGACTTATTGCAAACGCCCAGCGATCGCGATCAGGCCAAGTCTCTGTTCAAATACTCCATCCTTTACATGATGGCCCTCTCAGCTGGGATGGTGATCGATAGTCTGCCGGTGACTCGCGCCGCGATCACCGCCCTCAGCCAGCAGGTCTACGAATTTGCCAGCGTCTTGATGCCGCTGTTAACGGGCGCATAA
- a CDS encoding TIGR00300 family protein, whose protein sequence is MTQPVQILMCAPHHYEVDYVINPWMEGNIHRSSRDRAEEQWHQLYEILKEHATVELVEPHPGWPDMVFTANAGLVLGDTVVLSRFFHPERQGEEPYFEQWFADQGFTVKTLPKSLPFEGAGDALLDRAGELLWAGYGFRTELDAHPYLAQWLDVEVLSLRLIDRRFYHLDTCFCPLTDGYLLYYPPAFDTYSNHLIERRVPADKRIVVDEVDAVNFACNAVNIDHTIVLNQASDQLKKTLVARGFQVVETPLTEFLKAGGAAKCLTLRVTEPRQASPRATAIQNRIVHFEGHLLDSGLVNRALDTIVAGGGSFQVLNFTLGEQRQDVSTAEVKVSAPDAAVIEDILGQLVDLGAVVQSEDTADAHLEAIVQAGVAPDDFYVTAIYPTEISVDGRWIPVQAQRMDAAIAVTQTADGPVACCKLLRDLQVGESVVVGSEGIRTRRKDTSLKPRSSEEFSFMGAGVSSERRVELVVEQIAWDLRRIRDQGGKAVVTAGPVVIHTGGSEHLQTLIRGGYIHGLLGGNAIAVHDIEQALMGTSLGMDMQRGVSVHGGHRHHLKAINTIRRCGSIAQAVEQGVLQSGVMYECVKHNVPFSLAGSIRDDGPLPDTQMDLLQAQADYARLIEGADLVLMLSTMLHSIGVGNMTPAGVKMVCVDINPAVVTKLSDRGSLESIGVVTDVGLFLSLLVNQLNKLTGEYAAPV, encoded by the coding sequence ATGACACAGCCAGTGCAAATTTTGATGTGTGCACCTCACCACTACGAGGTCGATTACGTCATCAACCCGTGGATGGAGGGGAATATTCATCGCTCGTCGCGCGATCGCGCGGAAGAGCAGTGGCACCAGCTCTATGAAATCTTGAAGGAGCACGCGACGGTAGAACTGGTGGAACCGCATCCCGGCTGGCCTGACATGGTGTTTACGGCCAATGCTGGCTTAGTGTTAGGCGACACCGTCGTCCTCAGTCGCTTTTTTCATCCCGAACGCCAGGGCGAAGAGCCTTATTTTGAGCAATGGTTTGCGGATCAGGGTTTTACGGTCAAAACGTTGCCCAAAAGCCTGCCTTTTGAGGGCGCTGGCGATGCGCTGCTCGATCGCGCAGGCGAGTTGCTGTGGGCGGGCTACGGCTTCCGCACAGAGCTGGATGCGCATCCTTATTTGGCCCAGTGGCTAGATGTGGAAGTGCTGTCGCTACGGCTGATTGATCGGCGCTTTTATCACCTCGACACCTGTTTTTGTCCCCTGACGGACGGCTATCTGCTCTACTATCCTCCTGCTTTTGACACCTACTCTAATCACTTGATTGAGCGCCGGGTGCCCGCAGATAAGCGCATCGTGGTGGATGAAGTCGATGCCGTGAATTTTGCCTGTAATGCGGTGAATATTGATCACACCATCGTGCTCAATCAGGCTAGTGATCAACTCAAAAAGACGCTTGTTGCGCGGGGCTTCCAGGTGGTGGAAACACCGTTAACGGAATTTTTGAAGGCGGGCGGGGCAGCCAAATGTTTGACCCTGCGCGTCACGGAACCGCGCCAGGCTTCGCCTCGGGCCACGGCGATTCAAAACCGCATTGTGCATTTTGAGGGCCACCTGCTGGATTCGGGTCTGGTCAACCGGGCGCTCGATACGATTGTGGCCGGAGGCGGCAGCTTCCAAGTGTTGAATTTCACCTTGGGCGAACAGCGTCAGGACGTTTCCACCGCCGAAGTCAAAGTGTCGGCTCCCGATGCCGCCGTGATTGAAGACATTCTCGGGCAACTGGTCGATTTGGGCGCGGTGGTGCAGTCAGAAGACACGGCAGACGCCCATTTAGAAGCCATTGTGCAAGCTGGGGTCGCGCCCGACGACTTTTATGTGACGGCAATTTATCCGACGGAGATTTCGGTAGATGGGCGCTGGATTCCGGTGCAGGCTCAGCGGATGGATGCCGCGATCGCGGTCACCCAAACCGCTGATGGCCCGGTGGCTTGTTGCAAACTCCTGCGCGATTTACAGGTGGGCGAGTCCGTCGTCGTGGGCAGCGAGGGCATTCGGACCCGGCGCAAGGACACGAGTCTCAAACCACGCTCCAGCGAAGAATTCAGCTTTATGGGGGCGGGGGTCTCTAGCGAGCGCCGCGTGGAACTGGTCGTGGAGCAAATTGCCTGGGACCTGCGCCGCATTCGCGATCAGGGTGGCAAAGCCGTGGTTACTGCAGGGCCAGTCGTGATCCACACGGGGGGCAGTGAGCATCTGCAAACGCTGATTCGTGGCGGCTATATTCACGGCCTGCTGGGGGGCAATGCGATCGCTGTTCACGATATTGAGCAGGCGCTGATGGGCACCTCTTTGGGCATGGACATGCAGCGTGGCGTGTCGGTGCATGGTGGTCACCGTCACCACCTCAAGGCGATCAATACCATTCGCCGCTGTGGCAGCATTGCTCAGGCCGTCGAGCAGGGCGTATTGCAAAGCGGGGTGATGTACGAGTGCGTGAAGCACAACGTGCCATTTTCACTAGCTGGCTCCATCCGTGATGATGGGCCGCTACCGGATACGCAGATGGATTTGCTGCAAGCCCAGGCAGATTATGCGCGGCTGATTGAGGGAGCGGATCTGGTGCTGATGCTCTCGACCATGCTGCACTCGATTGGGGTGGGCAACATGACTCCGGCGGGCGTGAAGATGGTGTGTGTGGACATTAATCCAGCGGTGGTGACGAAGTTGAGCGATCGCGGCTCGCTAGAATCCATTGGGGTGGTCACCGATGTCGGACTGTTCCTCAGTCTGCTAGTCAACCAACTGAACAAACTCACAGGCGAATACGCGGCCCCAGTATAG
- a CDS encoding DUF2283 domain-containing protein — MKVIYDPDKDILQIAFVKAVIEETTQISPGLILDYDEDGQVVGLEIRRASIKTDSPYAISFNVGEANLNKPQPLSKE, encoded by the coding sequence ATGAAAGTCATTTATGACCCGGACAAAGACATTTTGCAAATCGCTTTTGTGAAAGCGGTGATTGAGGAAACGACCCAAATTTCGCCTGGTTTGATTTTGGATTACGACGAAGATGGTCAGGTGGTGGGCTTAGAAATCAGGAGAGCTTCCATCAAAACCGATAGTCCGTACGCCATCTCATTCAACGTTGGGGAAGCGAATTTAAATAAGCCTCAGCCTCTGAGCAAAGAATAG
- a CDS encoding response regulator transcription factor — MTDVISGILVQNLENHLKAGIALQPNHILLVDDEALIRETVGLALKAEGYRVDVAADGTLALELLNSLPSQRSDGMPPFDLAVLDLMLPGVSGLDLCRLIRHRNWDIPILILSAKASETDRVVGLEVGADDYLAKPFGMRELVARCRALLRRYRRAKAPPKPMTLSHGEIVLYLNEFRVTVAGCEVALSPKELRILELFMRHPNRVWSREELIDQVWGADFMGDRKTVDVHIRWLREKVEADPSKPQYIVTLRGFGYRFG, encoded by the coding sequence ATGACAGATGTTATCAGCGGCATCCTAGTGCAAAACTTAGAAAATCACTTAAAGGCGGGGATTGCCTTACAGCCCAACCACATCTTATTGGTCGATGATGAAGCTCTGATTCGCGAGACGGTGGGGCTCGCGCTGAAGGCAGAGGGGTACCGCGTTGATGTGGCGGCTGATGGTACGTTGGCGCTGGAACTGTTGAACAGTCTGCCGTCACAACGCTCGGATGGGATGCCGCCGTTTGATCTGGCGGTTTTGGATTTGATGCTGCCAGGGGTCAGTGGGCTTGATCTTTGTCGTTTGATTCGTCATCGCAACTGGGATATACCCATTTTGATTTTGAGTGCCAAGGCGAGCGAGACCGATCGCGTGGTGGGGCTAGAGGTCGGCGCTGACGATTATTTGGCGAAGCCGTTTGGGATGCGGGAATTGGTGGCGCGATGTCGGGCGTTGCTCAGGCGTTATCGGCGGGCAAAAGCGCCCCCTAAACCGATGACCTTGAGTCATGGCGAGATTGTGCTGTATTTGAACGAGTTTCGAGTAACGGTGGCAGGGTGTGAGGTGGCGTTGTCACCGAAAGAACTGCGGATTTTAGAACTGTTTATGCGTCACCCTAATCGAGTCTGGAGTCGAGAGGAGCTGATTGATCAGGTTTGGGGGGCGGATTTTATGGGCGATCGCAAAACCGTAGACGTCCACATTCGCTGGCTGCGCGAAAAGGTGGAAGCTGACCCCAGTAAACCCCAATACATCGTGACGTTGCGCGGATTTGGTTATCGGTTTGGCTAA
- the ribBA gene encoding bifunctional 3,4-dihydroxy-2-butanone-4-phosphate synthase/GTP cyclohydrolase II — translation MANLEDVNPAGISPAEPGDSRQLAFTFDSIDGALQDLAAGRAIVVVDDENRENEGDVVCAAQFATPDMINFMAVEARGLICLAMTGERLDELELPLMVTQSSFEDENEQTAFTVSIDAALKWGVTTGISAEDRARTIQVALNPSAQPQDLRRPGHIFPLRAKAGGVLKRAGHTEAGVDLSRLAGLYPAGVICEIQNPDGSMARLPELIDYAQTHGLKLISIADLISYRLEHERFIKREAIAALPTQFGHFDIYAYRNLMDNSEHVALVKGDPATFADEPVMVRVHSECLTGDSFGSLRCDCRMQLQAALKMIDAAGRGVVVYLRQEGRGIGLVNKLKAYSLQDMGLDTVEANEKLGLPVDQRNYGIGAQILNDIGVRQFCLITNNPRKIAGLKGYGLDMVDRVPLIIEATPYNSHYLETKAQKLGHLLIQTYLVTIAIQTKADFSAIAAKYEQLEKVRELAHQAGFLAQEEVRSVAVALFGQGKLIVNLGLEAPQAVSPGWYNQAGAETWRSVTQILDELVQSPDLEQLEMIVSDGADPFNHLQVGLSRQIFSLQPSPDMLYPSELQGRLQTQRIYIFTRHSIND, via the coding sequence TTGGCGAACCTTGAGGACGTGAACCCGGCAGGCATCTCACCAGCAGAGCCCGGTGACTCAAGACAGTTAGCGTTTACCTTTGACAGCATTGACGGTGCCCTACAAGATTTAGCCGCTGGCAGAGCGATCGTCGTTGTAGACGATGAAAACCGTGAAAATGAAGGGGATGTGGTCTGCGCAGCCCAGTTTGCGACCCCAGACATGATCAACTTCATGGCGGTTGAAGCGCGCGGCTTAATTTGCCTGGCGATGACGGGTGAGCGACTCGACGAACTAGAGCTGCCCCTGATGGTGACCCAGAGCTCGTTTGAAGATGAAAACGAGCAAACTGCCTTTACTGTCAGCATTGATGCAGCCCTGAAGTGGGGGGTTACCACAGGCATCTCAGCCGAAGATCGAGCCCGCACCATTCAGGTGGCCCTGAATCCCAGTGCGCAGCCGCAAGATTTGCGTCGCCCGGGGCATATCTTTCCGTTGCGGGCCAAGGCAGGCGGGGTGCTCAAGCGGGCGGGGCATACCGAGGCCGGGGTTGATCTGTCTCGGTTGGCAGGGCTGTATCCCGCTGGCGTGATTTGTGAAATTCAGAATCCGGATGGGTCGATGGCGCGGCTGCCCGAGCTCATTGACTATGCACAGACCCACGGCCTGAAACTGATCAGCATTGCGGATTTGATCAGTTATCGGCTGGAGCATGAGCGGTTTATCAAGCGCGAGGCGATCGCTGCCCTGCCGACCCAGTTCGGTCACTTCGATATTTACGCCTATCGCAACCTGATGGATAACTCAGAGCACGTTGCGCTGGTTAAGGGCGATCCGGCGACTTTTGCCGACGAGCCAGTCATGGTGCGAGTCCATTCGGAATGCCTGACGGGCGACTCTTTTGGGTCACTCCGTTGCGACTGTCGCATGCAGCTGCAGGCCGCTCTCAAGATGATTGACGCGGCCGGACGGGGGGTGGTCGTTTATCTGCGTCAAGAAGGCCGCGGCATTGGCCTGGTCAACAAGCTCAAAGCATATTCACTGCAAGACATGGGGCTGGATACCGTCGAAGCGAATGAAAAATTGGGTCTGCCAGTCGATCAACGCAACTACGGCATCGGGGCACAAATTTTGAACGATATTGGCGTGCGCCAGTTTTGCCTGATCACCAACAATCCACGCAAGATTGCTGGATTGAAAGGGTATGGACTCGACATGGTCGATCGCGTGCCCCTGATCATTGAAGCCACCCCATACAACTCTCACTACCTGGAAACTAAAGCCCAAAAGCTCGGGCATCTGCTGATCCAAACGTATTTGGTGACGATCGCGATTCAGACCAAAGCCGACTTTTCGGCGATCGCGGCCAAATATGAGCAGTTGGAAAAAGTGCGGGAACTAGCTCACCAAGCGGGGTTCTTAGCGCAGGAAGAGGTGCGATCCGTCGCAGTCGCGCTCTTTGGCCAAGGCAAGCTCATCGTTAATCTGGGGCTCGAAGCGCCGCAAGCCGTCTCCCCCGGTTGGTATAACCAGGCTGGGGCAGAAACCTGGCGATCGGTCACCCAAATTTTGGACGAACTGGTGCAATCTCCCGATCTCGAACAGCTCGAAATGATTGTGTCAGACGGGGCTGACCCCTTTAACCATCTGCAAGTGGGGCTCAGCCGTCAGATCTTCTCGCTGCAGCCGAGTCCCGATATGCTCTATCCCTCCGAGTTGCAAGGGCGCTTGCAGACTCAACGCATTTACATCTTTACCCGACATAGCATTAACGATTAG
- the leuD gene encoding 3-isopropylmalate dehydratase small subunit encodes MSQIKTVSGPGLPLKGDDIDTDRIIPARFLKCVTFDGLGEQVFADDRTQLNGQHAFDQPQYQTAEILVVNRNFGCGSSREHAPQAIARWGIKALIGESFAEIFFGNCVAMGVPCVTVSSDVANQLQTRIATQPQTPLTLDLDAMTVTMGDFTAPVELASGPRQMFTGGTWDATGQLVAQSADIQQTAANLPYVAWQSV; translated from the coding sequence ATGTCTCAGATCAAGACCGTGTCGGGGCCAGGGCTGCCCCTCAAGGGCGATGACATTGATACCGATCGCATCATTCCCGCCCGCTTTCTCAAGTGCGTCACCTTTGACGGCCTAGGCGAACAAGTCTTTGCGGACGATCGCACTCAACTCAACGGTCAACATGCCTTCGACCAGCCGCAGTATCAAACCGCCGAAATTCTCGTGGTGAATCGCAACTTTGGCTGTGGTTCCTCTCGCGAACATGCCCCCCAAGCGATCGCCCGCTGGGGCATCAAAGCCCTGATTGGCGAAAGCTTTGCTGAAATCTTTTTTGGCAACTGCGTGGCGATGGGCGTGCCCTGTGTCACGGTCAGTTCCGACGTCGCGAATCAACTGCAAACCCGGATCGCCACCCAACCCCAAACGCCGCTCACGCTTGATCTCGACGCCATGACCGTCACGATGGGCGACTTCACGGCTCCGGTCGAACTCGCAAGTGGCCCACGCCAAATGTTCACAGGCGGCACGTGGGATGCCACGGGGCAATTGGTCGCCCAGAGCGCTGACATTCAGCAGACGGCGGCTAACCTGCCTTACGTCGCCTGGCAAAGTGTATAG